A genomic segment from Halomonas sp. GD1P12 encodes:
- the miaB gene encoding tRNA (N6-isopentenyl adenosine(37)-C2)-methylthiotransferase MiaB, protein MAKKLFIKTHGCQMNEYDSSRMADLLGESHQMELTDNEKEADVILLNTCSIREKAQEKVFHQLGRWKKLKDANPDLVIGVGGCVASQEGEALRKRAPHVDMVFGPQTLHRIPAMMDARSDAAASGGNMIAAVDVTFPEIEKFDHLPKPTSDGATAFVSIMEGCSKYCTFCVVPYTRGEEVSRPFEAVMDEVIHLADQGVREINLLGQNVNAYRGDNQLGEEIDLAELIACVAAVEGIDRVRFTTSHPVEFTESLVEAYAEIPELVSHLHLPVQSGSDAILSAMKRGHTRDEYIAKMERIRANRPDISFSSDFIIGFPGETEQDFEDTMDLIHRIGFDHSFSFVYSARPGTPASGLEDDTPESVKKQRLKILQDRILQQAGQISRRMVGSTQRILVTGFSPKDPGQLSGRTENNRVVNFRAANPAELIGYFVDVEITEALPNSLRGELASPERY, encoded by the coding sequence ATGGCGAAGAAGCTCTTCATCAAAACGCACGGCTGCCAGATGAACGAATACGACTCCTCTCGTATGGCGGACCTGCTGGGCGAGTCCCATCAAATGGAACTCACCGACAACGAGAAAGAAGCCGATGTAATCCTGCTCAATACCTGCTCCATTCGCGAGAAGGCCCAGGAAAAGGTGTTTCATCAGCTGGGGCGTTGGAAAAAGCTCAAGGACGCCAACCCGGATCTGGTGATCGGGGTCGGCGGCTGCGTGGCGAGCCAGGAAGGCGAGGCGCTGAGAAAGCGCGCGCCCCACGTGGATATGGTGTTCGGCCCGCAAACGCTGCACCGCATTCCAGCGATGATGGATGCGCGCAGCGATGCGGCGGCTTCCGGCGGCAACATGATCGCCGCGGTGGACGTCACCTTCCCGGAAATCGAGAAGTTCGACCACCTGCCAAAGCCCACCTCCGACGGCGCGACGGCGTTCGTGTCGATCATGGAAGGCTGCTCGAAGTACTGCACCTTCTGCGTGGTGCCCTACACCCGCGGCGAAGAGGTCTCGCGGCCTTTTGAGGCGGTGATGGACGAGGTCATTCACCTGGCCGACCAGGGCGTGCGCGAGATCAATTTGCTGGGCCAGAACGTCAACGCCTACCGCGGCGACAACCAGCTCGGTGAAGAGATCGATCTGGCCGAGCTAATCGCCTGCGTGGCGGCGGTGGAAGGTATCGACCGCGTGCGCTTCACCACCTCGCACCCGGTGGAGTTCACCGAGAGCCTGGTCGAGGCTTACGCCGAGATTCCGGAGCTCGTGAGCCACCTGCACCTGCCGGTACAGTCCGGGTCTGACGCGATCCTGTCGGCGATGAAGCGCGGCCACACCCGCGACGAGTATATCGCCAAGATGGAGCGTATCCGCGCCAACCGCCCGGACATCAGTTTCTCGTCGGACTTCATCATCGGCTTTCCCGGTGAAACCGAGCAGGATTTCGAGGACACGATGGATCTGATCCACCGTATCGGCTTCGACCACTCCTTTAGTTTCGTCTACTCGGCGCGCCCGGGTACCCCGGCGTCCGGCCTCGAGGATGACACGCCGGAGAGCGTCAAGAAGCAGCGCCTGAAGATTTTGCAGGACCGCATTCTGCAGCAGGCCGGGCAGATCAGCCGACGCATGGTGGGCTCGACCCAGCGCATTCTGGTCACCGGCTTCTCGCCGAAGGACCCGGGCCAGCTCTCCGGGCGCACCGAGAATAACCGCGTGGTGAACTTTCGCGCCGCCAACCCGGCAGAGCTGATCGGCTACTTCGTCGATGTCGAGATTACCGAAGCGCTGCCCAACTCACTGCGCGGCGAGCTCGCCTCTCCCGAGCGATATTGA
- the lnt gene encoding apolipoprotein N-acyltransferase, whose translation MLTSPFALQLLAALVAGGFTTLTASPFELWWLGPVAVALLFFGLERLTPAQAALKGWAYGVALFASGTSWVYVSIHDYGYTGVPLAVFLTALFVTVLALFYALTFWVFRRFFATRLTFLSFAGLWVLGEVLRTYLFTGFPWLLLGSGYVDSPLAGWAPLGGVYLLSLLVALSATLLVGVLRRRFWMALPLAAIWLIPLALPGQWTTPAATPTRVALLQGNLSQLIKWTPEGQRAAANIYSELTRSVADDAELILWPETAVPMFEYQARPVLERIQATLSPDTSLLTGIVQLDEENRYFNSVIGVGNVTGSYQKSHLVPFGEYLPLESLLRGAIDFFDLPMSSFTKGDAVQVPMQVGDLRIGNAICYEIIYPQLVASRALESDVIVTISNDTWFGASIGPHQHLQMARLRALENGRYVLRATSNGITAIIDANGQLVSRAPQFEATALTGEFYAMTGQTPFTRLGSWPAWLLAALMGASGVVTRRTRTTLL comes from the coding sequence GTGTTGACGTCCCCTTTTGCGCTTCAACTGCTGGCCGCGCTGGTGGCCGGCGGCTTTACTACGCTGACCGCCTCTCCCTTCGAGCTGTGGTGGCTCGGCCCTGTCGCCGTGGCGCTGCTGTTTTTCGGCCTCGAGCGCCTCACCCCGGCGCAGGCCGCGCTCAAGGGCTGGGCGTACGGGGTGGCGCTGTTTGCCAGCGGTACCTCCTGGGTCTACGTCTCGATTCACGACTACGGCTATACCGGCGTGCCGCTGGCGGTATTTCTGACCGCGCTGTTCGTGACGGTGCTGGCGCTTTTCTACGCGCTGACGTTCTGGGTGTTTCGGCGCTTTTTCGCGACCCGCCTGACGTTCTTGAGCTTCGCCGGTCTCTGGGTACTGGGCGAGGTGCTGCGCACCTATCTCTTCACCGGCTTTCCCTGGCTGCTGCTGGGCTCGGGCTACGTCGACTCGCCCCTGGCCGGCTGGGCGCCGCTGGGCGGCGTCTATCTCTTGTCGCTGCTGGTCGCGCTCAGCGCCACGCTGCTGGTCGGCGTGCTGCGCCGGCGCTTCTGGATGGCGCTACCGCTGGCGGCGATCTGGCTGATACCGCTGGCGCTTCCGGGCCAGTGGACCACGCCGGCCGCCACGCCGACGCGTGTGGCGCTGTTACAAGGCAATCTTTCCCAGCTGATCAAGTGGACGCCGGAAGGTCAGCGCGCCGCCGCCAACATCTACAGCGAGCTGACCCGCTCGGTCGCTGACGACGCCGAGCTGATCCTCTGGCCGGAAACCGCGGTACCGATGTTCGAGTACCAGGCGCGGCCGGTGCTCGAGCGCATCCAGGCCACGCTCTCGCCGGACACGTCGCTTCTGACCGGCATCGTTCAGCTGGACGAAGAGAATCGCTACTTCAACAGCGTGATCGGCGTAGGCAACGTCACCGGCAGCTACCAGAAATCGCATCTGGTGCCCTTTGGCGAGTACCTGCCGCTGGAGAGCCTTCTGCGTGGGGCGATCGACTTTTTCGACCTCCCCATGTCGAGCTTCACCAAAGGCGATGCTGTGCAGGTGCCGATGCAGGTCGGCGATCTGCGCATCGGTAACGCGATCTGCTATGAAATAATTTATCCACAGCTGGTGGCCAGCCGGGCGCTGGAGAGCGACGTGATCGTCACGATTTCCAACGACACCTGGTTCGGCGCCTCGATCGGCCCGCACCAGCACCTGCAGATGGCGCGCCTGCGGGCGCTGGAAAACGGCCGCTATGTGCTGCGCGCCACCAGCAACGGCATTACCGCAATCATCGACGCCAACGGCCAGTTGGTGAGCCGCGCGCCGCAGTTCGAAGCCACGGCGCTGACCGGCGAGTTCTACGCCATGACGGGGCAAACGCCCTTCACCCGCCTGGGCAGCTGGCCGGCCTGGCTTCTGGCCGCGCTGATGGGCGCGTCAGGCGTGGTGACCCGGCGCACGCGCACGACGCTGCTTTAA
- a CDS encoding M18 family aminopeptidase, with protein MTALDTSFDAPRLARLCDFLAGSPTPWHATRSMARRLEENGFIRLDERADWTLEAGKRYVVTRNDSSIIAFQLPAGDKNGLESLRMIGAHTDSPGLRLKPEATQRSAGWLQLGVQVYGGVLLAPWFDRDLGLAGRVHLRHADGRLESVLLNVADPVAMIPSLAIHLDRDVNAGRAINPQTQMAPVLMQSGDATLDSLLKGWLEREHGLKGIEVVDFELGFYDLQPPSLVGVGRELVASARLDNLLSCFMGLEALLACDGEQGALLIANDHEEVGSASACGAQGPFLGDVLRRINAQVGKGGEEALIQLIQSSVMISCDNAHALHPNFRDKHDERHGPAINGGPVIKVNASQRYATNSVTGALFRDVCREAGVPVQSFVTRADMGCGSTIGPITATEIGVPTIDVGVPQWAMHSIRETAGTRDVEHLTRALVAFLNRPALY; from the coding sequence TTGACCGCGCTCGACACTTCTTTTGATGCGCCGCGTTTGGCGCGGCTGTGCGATTTTCTGGCGGGCTCGCCCACGCCCTGGCACGCGACCCGCTCGATGGCTCGTCGGCTCGAGGAAAACGGCTTCATTCGCCTTGACGAGCGCGCCGACTGGACGCTCGAGGCGGGCAAGCGCTACGTCGTGACCCGCAACGACTCCTCGATCATCGCCTTTCAACTGCCCGCCGGCGATAAAAACGGCCTCGAAAGCCTTCGCATGATCGGCGCGCACACCGACAGCCCCGGGCTCAGATTGAAGCCCGAGGCGACCCAGCGCTCGGCGGGCTGGCTACAGCTTGGCGTGCAGGTCTACGGCGGCGTGCTGCTCGCGCCCTGGTTCGATCGTGATCTGGGCCTGGCCGGGCGGGTGCACCTTCGCCACGCCGACGGCCGACTCGAAAGCGTGCTGCTCAACGTGGCGGATCCCGTGGCCATGATCCCGAGCCTGGCGATCCATCTGGATCGTGACGTCAACGCCGGCCGAGCGATCAATCCGCAAACCCAAATGGCGCCGGTACTGATGCAAAGCGGCGATGCTACGCTCGATTCGCTGTTGAAGGGCTGGCTTGAGCGTGAACACGGCCTCAAGGGCATCGAGGTCGTCGATTTCGAGCTCGGCTTTTACGATCTGCAGCCGCCGTCGCTGGTCGGGGTGGGGCGTGAGCTGGTGGCCAGCGCCCGGCTGGATAACCTGCTGTCGTGCTTCATGGGGCTGGAGGCGCTTCTGGCGTGCGACGGTGAGCAGGGCGCGCTGCTCATCGCCAACGATCACGAGGAAGTGGGCAGCGCCAGCGCCTGCGGCGCTCAGGGGCCGTTTTTGGGCGACGTGCTCCGGCGCATCAATGCCCAGGTCGGGAAGGGGGGCGAGGAGGCGCTGATTCAGCTGATTCAGTCGTCCGTGATGATCTCCTGCGATAACGCCCACGCGCTGCACCCCAACTTTCGCGACAAGCACGACGAGCGCCACGGCCCGGCCATCAATGGCGGCCCGGTGATCAAGGTCAACGCCAGCCAGCGCTACGCGACCAACAGCGTCACCGGGGCGCTGTTTCGTGACGTGTGCCGCGAGGCGGGCGTGCCGGTGCAGTCGTTTGTCACCCGCGCCGACATGGGCTGCGGCAGCACCATCGGCCCCATCACGGCCACCGAAATCGGCGTGCCGACCATCGACGTGGGCGTGCCACAGTGGGCGATGCACTCGATTCGTGAAACCGCCGGTACCCGGGATGTCGAACACCTGACCCGCGCGCTGGTCGCCTTCCTCAATCGCCCAGCGCTTTATTGA
- a CDS encoding carboxy terminal-processing peptidase, with protein sequence MSLFVTLTRSAAVAVMLAVASPALAQLAPTDEQRQAAVEIGDALRYGHYANIDFDAQWSQEAFQRYLDILDNQRSYLLSRDIEPYRHLEEDMDQVLFEGDLDEAFELYNRLSERHTDRLEWLLTRLDDGLSFEFQSDERLEVDREEAPWATQESELDELWRKRLENDALTLSLADQDEEEIEDNLRQRYEGQLTRLEQTESEDVFGILMAAISSTIDPHTGYLSPRQSESFDIQMSLSLEGIGALLQADGEYVKVASLVPGGPAERAGVLEPADRIVAVGQDEGEMVNVVGMRLDNVVDLIRGPKGSTVRLDVVPAQAVDMTRSHIVEITRDTVSLEDQAAQSEVIEVERDGEPHKIGVIDVPTFYVDFDAWQAGEEEYRSTTRDVAQEIEALKAENVEGIVLDLRNNGGGALQEANSLIGLFIDRGPTVQVRDAQGRIQLYGDTDAGTLYDGPLTVLTNRLSASASEIFAGAIQDYGRGLVVGADTFGKGTVQTLNELSHGQIKLTRAKFYRISGDSTQNRGVEPDITFPSLIDPERIGESSLDNALAWDTVQNVQYRRYGNPEDFIPALTMRHQKRAAENPNFRYLERQSTLARQLREQHTTVSLNREQRQRELEAQEAEQLSLENQRRRALNLPELDEWLDARMDNASGEPIDETEEEDEEMPVDRAHVLEAAEIMLDYTHMKNAQRMAQR encoded by the coding sequence ATGAGCTTGTTTGTAACGCTTACGCGCTCGGCCGCCGTTGCCGTGATGCTGGCCGTCGCCAGCCCGGCGCTTGCGCAACTCGCGCCGACCGACGAACAGCGCCAAGCGGCAGTGGAGATTGGGGATGCGCTGCGCTACGGCCACTACGCCAATATCGACTTCGACGCGCAGTGGTCTCAGGAGGCCTTCCAGCGCTATCTGGATATTCTGGACAACCAGCGTAGCTATCTGCTCAGTCGCGACATCGAGCCCTACCGCCACCTGGAAGAGGACATGGATCAGGTGTTGTTCGAAGGTGACCTTGACGAGGCCTTCGAGCTCTACAATCGCCTGAGCGAGCGCCACACCGACCGCCTCGAATGGCTCTTGACCCGCCTGGACGACGGCCTCTCCTTCGAGTTCCAAAGCGACGAGCGCCTGGAAGTCGACCGCGAAGAAGCGCCCTGGGCAACCCAGGAAAGCGAGCTCGACGAGCTGTGGCGCAAGCGTCTGGAAAACGATGCGCTGACCCTGTCGCTGGCCGACCAGGACGAAGAGGAGATCGAAGATAATCTGCGCCAGCGCTACGAAGGCCAGCTCACGCGCCTGGAGCAGACCGAATCCGAAGACGTGTTCGGCATTTTGATGGCGGCGATCTCCAGCACCATCGACCCCCACACCGGCTATCTCTCACCGCGCCAGAGCGAATCCTTCGACATTCAGATGAGCCTGTCACTGGAGGGCATCGGCGCGCTGCTGCAGGCCGACGGCGAGTACGTGAAAGTCGCAAGCCTGGTGCCCGGCGGTCCCGCCGAGCGCGCCGGCGTGCTGGAACCCGCCGACCGTATCGTCGCCGTGGGACAGGACGAGGGCGAAATGGTCAACGTGGTGGGCATGCGCCTGGACAACGTGGTCGATCTGATCCGCGGGCCAAAAGGCTCCACGGTGCGCCTGGACGTGGTCCCCGCCCAGGCGGTCGACATGACCCGCTCGCACATCGTCGAGATTACCCGCGACACGGTCAGCCTCGAAGATCAGGCCGCTCAGAGCGAAGTGATCGAGGTCGAGCGCGACGGTGAGCCGCACAAGATCGGCGTGATCGACGTGCCCACCTTCTACGTCGACTTCGACGCCTGGCAGGCGGGCGAAGAGGAGTATCGCAGCACCACGCGCGACGTTGCCCAGGAGATCGAAGCGCTCAAGGCGGAAAACGTCGAGGGCATCGTGCTGGATCTGCGCAACAACGGCGGCGGCGCGCTGCAGGAAGCCAACTCGCTGATTGGGCTGTTCATCGACCGCGGTCCGACCGTGCAGGTGCGCGACGCCCAGGGGCGCATCCAGCTCTACGGCGATACCGATGCCGGTACGCTCTACGACGGCCCGCTCACTGTGCTCACCAACCGCCTCTCGGCCTCCGCCTCGGAAATCTTTGCCGGCGCGATTCAGGACTACGGCCGCGGCCTGGTGGTCGGCGCCGACACCTTCGGCAAGGGCACCGTTCAAACCCTCAACGAGCTGAGCCACGGCCAGATCAAGCTGACCCGCGCCAAGTTCTACCGCATTTCGGGAGATAGCACGCAAAACCGCGGCGTCGAACCGGATATCACGTTCCCCAGCCTGATCGACCCGGAGCGCATCGGCGAGAGCAGTCTCGATAACGCCCTGGCCTGGGATACGGTGCAAAACGTGCAGTATCGCCGCTACGGCAACCCGGAGGACTTTATTCCCGCGCTGACCATGCGCCATCAAAAGCGCGCCGCCGAGAACCCGAACTTCCGCTATCTGGAGCGCCAGTCGACGCTCGCCCGCCAGCTTCGCGAACAGCACACCACCGTGAGCCTGAACCGCGAACAGCGCCAGCGCGAACTGGAAGCTCAGGAAGCCGAGCAGCTCTCGCTGGAAAACCAGCGCCGCCGGGCGCTGAACCTACCGGAGCTCGACGAGTGGCTCGACGCCCGCATGGACAACGCCAGCGGCGAGCCGATCGACGAAACCGAGGAAGAGGATGAAGAGATGCCGGTGGACCGCGCCCACGTGCTCGAAGCCGCCGAGATCATGCTCGACTACACCCACATGAAAAACGCCCAGCGCATGGCCCAGCGCTAA
- a CDS encoding PhoH family protein, whose product MSQPSSQANRIITLSLEPNDPQRLASLCGQRDEHLKLIEDRLDVTLRNRGNIFQLAGPANRIKAASNVLEHLYRETAASELSPDTVHLFLQESGLEALEDEEESEDGSGDVIMRTPRTMIKPRGLNQQRYVTSIREHDINFGIGPAGTGKTYLAVAAAVEALNSQEVRRILLVRPAVEAGEKLGFLPGDLAQKIDPYLRPLYDALYEMIGFEQVAKLIERQVIEIAPLAYMRGRTLNNAYIILDESQNTTPEQMKMFLTRIGFGSTAVITGDVTQVDLPKGQRSGLIQVLDVLKDTPGIGVTHFAAKDVVRHPLVQRIIEAYDAFESQQEAEERAQREARQQEREARMAARDSAPRWDGGR is encoded by the coding sequence TTGAGCCAGCCATCCTCTCAGGCCAACCGCATCATCACTTTAAGCCTTGAACCCAACGATCCGCAGCGGCTAGCAAGCCTTTGCGGTCAGCGCGACGAGCACCTGAAACTGATCGAAGACCGGCTGGACGTCACGCTGAGAAACCGCGGCAACATCTTTCAGCTAGCGGGCCCGGCCAACCGTATCAAGGCGGCCTCGAACGTGCTGGAGCACCTGTACCGCGAAACCGCGGCCAGCGAACTCTCCCCGGACACCGTGCACCTATTCCTGCAGGAGTCGGGCCTCGAGGCGCTGGAAGACGAGGAAGAGAGCGAGGACGGCAGCGGTGACGTGATCATGCGCACGCCACGCACCATGATCAAACCGCGCGGCTTGAACCAGCAGCGCTACGTCACCAGCATCCGCGAGCACGACATCAACTTCGGCATCGGCCCGGCGGGTACCGGCAAGACCTACCTGGCGGTGGCCGCGGCGGTCGAAGCGCTCAACAGCCAGGAAGTGCGCCGCATTCTACTCGTACGCCCGGCGGTCGAAGCCGGTGAGAAGCTCGGCTTTCTGCCAGGCGATTTGGCTCAGAAGATCGACCCGTACCTGCGCCCGCTCTACGACGCGCTTTACGAGATGATCGGCTTCGAGCAGGTCGCCAAGCTGATCGAGCGTCAGGTGATCGAAATTGCGCCGCTGGCCTACATGCGCGGGCGTACGCTCAACAACGCCTACATCATTCTCGACGAGAGCCAGAATACCACGCCGGAGCAGATGAAAATGTTCCTGACCCGGATCGGCTTTGGCTCGACGGCGGTGATCACGGGGGATGTGACCCAGGTCGACCTGCCCAAGGGCCAGCGCTCGGGGCTCATTCAGGTGCTCGACGTTTTGAAGGACACACCGGGGATCGGCGTGACCCACTTCGCCGCGAAGGACGTGGTGCGCCACCCCCTGGTTCAGCGCATCATCGAAGCGTACGACGCCTTCGAGTCCCAGCAGGAAGCCGAAGAGCGCGCCCAGCGCGAAGCGCGCCAGCAGGAGCGCGAAGCCCGAATGGCCGCGCGTGACAGCGCCCCGCGCTGGGACGGCGGGCGATGA
- the ybeY gene encoding rRNA maturation RNase YbeY, with the protein MTDIVIDRQVAVSADDLPTLSQLTHWVGCVFSEHPEDSRHELTIRFVEPDESQALNRDYRGKDKPTNVLSFPFESPPGVDLPLLGDLVICHDVVAREAGEQQKSPSDHYAHMVIHGTLHLLGYDHIDDDEAEVMEALERKLLARLDIADPYCV; encoded by the coding sequence ATGACCGATATCGTGATCGACCGCCAGGTGGCGGTCAGCGCCGACGATCTCCCCACGCTTTCACAGCTCACCCACTGGGTGGGCTGTGTGTTTTCCGAGCACCCGGAGGATTCACGCCACGAGCTGACCATCCGCTTCGTCGAACCCGACGAAAGCCAAGCGCTGAACCGCGACTACCGCGGCAAGGACAAGCCGACCAACGTGCTCTCCTTTCCCTTCGAAAGCCCGCCGGGCGTGGATCTTCCACTATTGGGCGATCTGGTGATCTGTCATGATGTTGTCGCCCGCGAGGCCGGCGAGCAGCAGAAATCGCCGAGTGATCATTACGCCCACATGGTGATTCACGGCACGCTGCACCTGCTGGGGTACGATCATATCGACGACGACGAGGCCGAGGTCATGGAGGCGCTGGAGCGAAAGCTTCTGGCCCGCCTTGATATCGCCGACCCCTACTGCGTATAA
- a CDS encoding HlyC/CorC family transporter — translation MSEDPSSTSNQKSWLEKLFSALTGDSDEPSSRDELLTFLRHTAGKLKLDQDAIMIIEGALEISDQQVREILIPRSQVSAIAIDQASDGYLPLIQETGHSRYPVIGENLDDIKGILLVKDLLPLLSQSQERRDAFMLEDVLRPAMFIPESKRLNSLLKEFRDTHNHMAIVVDEYGGTAGIITIEDILEQIVGDIEDEHDTDEEDAIRRLDNGHFAIRALTPIEDFNERFDTDFSDDEFDTVGGLVMQQFGHLPGRGEYTCFGGWRFTVLNADNRRIRLLEAHPDTSDASGSADTDDAD, via the coding sequence ATGAGCGAAGATCCATCGAGCACGTCCAATCAAAAATCCTGGCTCGAGAAACTCTTTAGCGCCCTCACCGGTGACTCCGATGAGCCCAGCTCCCGCGACGAGCTCCTCACCTTCCTGCGCCACACCGCCGGCAAGCTGAAGCTCGACCAGGACGCCATCATGATCATCGAAGGCGCGCTCGAAATCAGCGACCAGCAGGTGCGCGAAATTCTCATTCCCCGCTCCCAGGTCTCGGCGATCGCCATCGATCAAGCCAGCGACGGCTACCTGCCACTGATTCAGGAAACCGGCCATTCGCGCTACCCGGTGATTGGTGAGAACCTCGATGACATCAAGGGCATCCTGCTGGTCAAGGATCTGCTGCCACTGCTCTCCCAGTCCCAGGAGCGTCGCGACGCCTTCATGTTGGAGGACGTGCTGCGCCCGGCGATGTTCATTCCCGAGTCCAAGCGGCTCAATAGCCTGCTCAAGGAGTTTCGCGATACTCATAACCACATGGCGATCGTGGTCGACGAGTACGGCGGCACCGCGGGCATCATCACCATCGAGGACATTCTCGAGCAGATCGTTGGCGATATCGAAGACGAGCACGATACCGACGAAGAGGACGCCATCCGCCGACTCGACAACGGCCATTTCGCCATCCGCGCGCTCACCCCGATCGAGGACTTCAACGAGCGCTTCGATACCGACTTTTCCGACGACGAGTTCGACACCGTCGGCGGGCTGGTCATGCAGCAGTTCGGCCATTTGCCCGGGCGCGGCGAGTACACCTGCTTCGGCGGCTGGCGCTTTACCGTGCTCAACGCCGATAACCGCCGGATTCGCCTGCTCGAAGCGCATCCTGACACCAGTGACGCGTCCGGCTCGGCCGATACCGACGACGCCGATTGA